A segment of the Polyodon spathula isolate WHYD16114869_AA chromosome 14, ASM1765450v1, whole genome shotgun sequence genome:
TTGTATGCAACAGCAGAAGTGTTTTCTTTATACATCACAGTAAATGTGGCAAATATTTGAGACCATATGATAAACTCTATACATTATCTTgattgaattgtatttatttttgacattatACACAATGTTATGGAATATCATTATAAGAGCGCTtgcttgtttctctctctctctctctctctctctctctctctctctctctctctctctctctctctctatatatatatatatatatatatatatatatatatatgtgtatgtgtgtgtgtgtgtgtgtgtgtgtgtgtgtgtgtgtgtgtgtgtgtgtgtattgatagatagatagatagatagatagatagatagatagatagatagatagatagatagatagatagatagatagcacaTGGTTTTCACGTTGCTTTACTCGTTGCCACGattaaataaactgtacaattatttaaacgtgcttttttatttttttattttttttaccacactgacaattaaatacaatcgtatgcattttcaatttaagaTGCTCCAAATTCAACTTTTTGGGTACACAACTTTATTTGGGGGTCGGTTTAATCAGTATATATATAGGATACTACCCTGCTGTATTACAAGGAGCGTGCGTATTTAATACAATGGCACGTTTTTAAACAGGACAAAGAAATGTGGAGTCATTAGTGTTAATATGCACGGTGCTCTTAGTGAGGATAAATTGAGCGAGGGTCCACCAGCACCCACTGCAGACTGAAGAGTACAGTAGCGGCACAGGCAGAGGCTGAGCAAGCCGTGCATCGGAGATAAACCGAGTGGCTGTCCATATAAACCATGCAGATTTCAAATCCAGAACAATACCAGTACAGCTAACTCCAGCGAGGGTTAGTTAACTGGTTGCTGGGAGCAGTTTTAAAGTTTCAAGTTTTTTCTTAAGCCCTATTGATAGATATAAAGACATGACAGAGATATTTTGTTGCAAGGCAGGAAACAAATGCAATAAACGACCATTGTGATGACTGGCATTGTTAGTGTTGAAAACGAGCTGTTCCTGTGAATTCGTGTGTTTAACACGCGTAGCAGGTTTCGCGGAGCTGTCCAGATCACCGGCACACGCGTCTCGTCCCCACAGCAACTGAACACAGAGTCAGGTTCCTGTTGCGTTTCACTTCAGCGACTGATAAAGAAACAGCTCACAGTACATGCCATCTGGCTCTTTTCTCTCTCGTAATTTATTGCAATACAAGcagatgcagaaaaaaacaaaaacaaaagaaaacaagtcTACCAAAAGGTTATTGCTGCATTTCACAATGCTTTCTCAATGCCCTACAGTGCTCAGATCATTGATCTCTGCTTTAACACGATTGAGTGCATTTTTACCAAGGTTTCAACATGCATTATTACTCTTTACTACACCATTACTATGGATTACcgcagcaaacattttaaaatgcgaAGTTAAGCATTAACCCACCAAATCAGCTGTTCAAAATATGCTACACACAAATcatcctttttttgtttcagatagctgtttttttgttttgttttgttttttttaatctgatgccCTCGGAGCCATCGCTGTAATCTGAAGTCTTATTTAAATTGCACCCGGCGGTAAGCGGCTGACATGCGCCTCAGAGGAAACATACAAACATAATGAAgatcattttgctttttttgcataaCTGGCGCAGATGACAAACGAAAGGCTTTGTAATTTGAGAACTTCCTTTTGCACAGCTGGGACAGCCTGCGAGCCCCTTGATTAGTGTAAATGCCACACCACCACGGGTTTAAATGTACATCAGCCAGCTGAATCATCTCAAATTGaaacgcagaaaaaaaaaaaaaaacattgaataataagCTAAAACTTTTCATTAGACGTTACCTGTAGTACAGAATGTCTTTAATCATGACTTTGAGTCACAGGGCAAAGATAGTGAACACCCAATGATGTGATTGAAATCGCTCCACATGCAAGGATGTGGTTTTAAAACCTGCTAGCAACAAGAGCAGACCCAAATGTATCTCACAACTTCAAATGAAAAACCTTGAAGCAAAGcctttataaaatatacagatatAATAATGAAGTAGCCTCTGTCATGTTTAAATTAATGAAAGTCTTGAGTACACTGCACTACACTTTCAATGGAATGATTTCACACAGTGACTATTGGTGTTAATGTTTGAGGGTGAAACAGGCTTTCTGATGTAGATACCTGTTAAGAATTAAATTTGTATCCCAAACAGAACCCAATTTTgttgtttcactgcatttcatCAGTGTGCAAatcatgttgcttttttttttcatttggcctTTAGTGAAAGATTCAATGTAGCAGCTAGACTCAAAGCTATAGGAAaagtattataaaacataaagcaTAGAGGGGTGTGGTACAGTAAAGcattaaaagcataataaaacactgtaaactaTGACAAATACAAAGTGGAACCAtgaggaaaactgcaaaataaccaGGCAAAATGACCTGGCAAAATAACCAGGCAAAATAACCAGGCAAAATGACCAGGCAAAATAACCAGGCAAAAAGACCAGGCAAAATAACCAGGCAAAAAGACCAGGCAAAATAACCAGGCAAAATGACCTGGCAAAATAACCAGGCAAAAAGACCAGGCAAAATAACCAGGCAAAATAACCAGGCAAAATAACCAGGCAAAATGACCGGGCAAAATAACCAGGCAAAATGACCTGGCAAAATAGCCAGACAAAATAACCAGGTAAAATGGCCAGGCAAAATGACCAGGTAAAAAGAGGGTTTGTGACACGCAATGAAAAGGTCAAACCCAATACTACTTGACATTAACGAATCACACCGTGGTCTTCATCGGAAATATCACCAGTGGACATGTTTCACCTGTCTgcagatttatttgttaatggaaaaaactgaaaaaacaaacaataaaataaaacaaatctttaaataaatataacctTTTGTTGTTGTAATTGCTGGAATATTATCTCCGCCTTCATCACACTTGAACTGAAGCCAGGGACTTTCCAAGCTTGGAAAGACCCTGCATTGTTTCCTAATGGAAATCCCCATGTTGAAACGCTGGGGGATTTTCAACAGCAGCGGCAAGAGAAAACAGTTTCTATTATGAGCACATTTAAACAATACAAGCTGTATTCATAAGAACCTAAGagaggttacaaacgagaggaagccatttggcccatcttgctggtttggttgttagcagcatattgatcccaaaatctcatcaagcagcgtcttgaaggatcccagggtgtcagcttcaacaacattactggggagtcggttccagaccctcacaattatctgtataaaaaaagtgcctcctattttctgttctgaatgcccctttatctaatctccacttgtgacccctggtccttgtttcttttttcaggtcaaaaaagtccctttgggtccacactgtcaataccttttaggattttgaatgcttgaatcagattgccacatagtcttctttatttaagactgaatagattctattatttaagcctgtctgcatatgacatgccttttaatcccggaataattctggtctctcctttttgcactctttctacagcagcaatatcctttttgtagagaggtgaccagaactgatcaCAATATTCTAGAGGagctcttactaatgcattgtaaagtgtgtcccaggatattgttacctTATAggaaattttccattttggatcttattatagtttccatttgGATCTTATTGGATCTTAACATAATACTATgtatactatttatatatatatatatatatatatatatatatatatatatatatatataaagacagcACAGGACAGTAAAAGGCATTAGAAACACAGTTTTGGAGCATGTGCAGACCTAACTGTACTGTTCTCTTTATCAGTGCTAACCTgggctgaaacagaaaattaaacagcacTACTTCTCTCTTACAGTCCAGTAAGGAACCTACATGTCAAACTTTACTCTGTGGTCTAGCTCATTAAGTCTATCCAATAGCTGCTAGGTGGTAGTAGATATTTATATAATGGGGCAgaagtgtgcagtgtgtttaatatagttGATGTCATTCTGCTAGTCTAGAGATATATCCTGTCTAGGTGTTGTGTTATCTTACATGCTTTCTTTAACTATACAATCTTTTACAAGGGTTCCTGTATATTAATGCTTACTTTAGCATGTGTATTGCTTACAGCAGCATCCACTTTTTAAATGTTCCAAAAATCACAAAGTCTCCAAAATGGAGCACTCTGTAACTGAGCTCAAGAATGGAATGAGGTTACAATTCATCCCCTCATCATGTTTACATCCCAGCTGCATGTATTTGTTCTCTATTAACAATCTGATGTACTTACTCTTTTGGTTACACTTGTACTTCTATGGCTTTGTGGATGTTCACAAGGGATTTTGTACACGTTCAGTCCacattaaaaaatagatatgtCGTAATTATTCTATCTCTATATGTTGCTGATTAAGTTTGTACTTTGCTGTTGTTCTTTTactgttttccaggacccccttaaAAATGAGGCCtcgtctcaatgggtaaatctcctggataaatgaataaataaatattggatgAAACTCCTGACTGCTTAAAATGCTATCATCCTTTCATGTGGATATAGAAAAGGTGAAAGAATGTTTGAAAACACTTAAGCCTTGTTTAAAATCTCAGTGTTTTATTAGCAACAAAATTGAACACAAGCCTGTACTTCTGTACATGTCTGTTGATTTGAGCAGAGCTACTCAATTCAATTCATTGCAATTTAATGCCTGTTTGTAAATTAATGCTTTCTGCGTGTAACagataaaaaacaatattaattttcTTTACAGCAGTATCAAAGACACATTTCAGTGTCCTAACAACAAATAGTTATGGGTACTATGACAACTGGAAGTAATAAGTACGCATTATCGACAGGCTCTGTCTATAAGCAGGTGTTAGTAGTCATATGCCCTCTAGTGGATATGGGTCAAATTGCTTGTTTAGTTATTTCAAAGCagcttttttgtgtttgtatttttgttcttcttcctttcttttttctgaaCCGCCAGTGTCTTCCTTCAAAGCGTTCTCTCTTTGCATTCGCTCGACTTTCTCTTGATCCGCAGTAACCTGCACCTTCATAACGTGGAAGCCACTCTTCAGCTCTCCCACTTTGATATGGACAGCCGTCCCTTCAAACCACAAGCTGTCGCACTCTCCTTCCTTGAACCCAGGAGGCTGGTAGTCTGTTGGGGTCACTGTGAAAGACAAACACGCCAAGAATAACAGCAGCATATTTCAAACAAGCATTTCCAATCCAAACGAAAGGAAAACTCTGATCAGAATTAAGACTCTGGGCTTTAACAGTACTTAATAAATACCTATTAAATTAGATATTAACATGTAATATAATTGAGAGGATATCCAACTCAGACATTCAAAAGCAAGCAGGAATCTGTACTATAATGTTCTTTTTCCTAATTACTATTCTACTTTTAACTCCATTAATGTGGATGAAACTCCTAAATTGAATCCAATTAGCATCGCAGTTGGAATGTCTGTTTATGTCCACCATCTGAATCCCTGTAATCTCAGCACTGAACAGCAAATTAACAAGCTTCAAGGCTGCCCCATAGTGGCACAAAAAAGTATTGGTGGTAAGGTTCTCAATTTCAAGTTGAAATAAACGTTTCTGTCGCTCTCTGAAAGCACTGGAAAGTTTTAAGACATGCATGCTTTAAGTTGTACTGCTCAATAGAAGTTCAATGAACATTTTCCTTTAAAGTTTTACCATTTCAATTGAGGTGcatgaattgtatttaattttctatataaaaaagtCACAAAATCCAAAAAATGTATTAGTCGTTGATGGCTGTAACTAGGGGTTTGTATTTTACCATCATCATAGTAGTAGAGTTTGATTGTAAGAGAAACATCATTCGGAAGAGTGTCCAGATTCTGCATGAGGAGAAAAAGTTTTCGGATGAGGAGGACTGATGCTTTCTTCGTGTCCTTCATGGTTAGCTTCAATTCAACGTTCTTGTTGCTAGAAAAAAAGGGGGGATTTTCCTTTAAAGTCCAATCATAAAATTGTGTGATTATCTTTATACTAATAGTAAACACTGTTTACTAAATTCTTTATTTAGATGTAAAGTAGTTGCTGTGTTTTCAGATTAATATTTTCTTAGGCAAACtgaataatatgtatattttctaAAAGTGGGCCCATTGTAAATAAAAGATCAATTGCTAtagaaatattttgaaaaaaaaaactcaaagtgtaaaaacttttaaaatgtataaggcAGGTCTATCAAATCTACTGACGTAAACATTACCTCAGTATATCCAGTTGTGGACCATCTGGGGTGTATCTGAACTTGAACTGATAAGACTCAATTATGCTCTGacagaatgaaaaaagaaaatggaaaaaacattAAAGCCAGCTAAGTTCCCGGGATTCCCAGGGGACGGTGCACAATTGGCACAATAGGCAggtttaggtcggcagggcaatccacggttcaccatgCAGCAGCAACTCCTGTGGCTGAAAGGttgcctgtgggtctgcagtggagccattcagatctgtgttgtcctccggcactacaggtctgatggcttcgctgtggatccgcagtgcaaagaAAGACAGCATGGCAgggacacgtttcagaggacgtgtgTGTCAGAGGCTGTTTCCCGAgtcaccagggggttgcagcagtaaACAAAGATTAGtaacacaattggcaattctaaattggggagaaaaatggggtaaaatcattggcaacaactaaatttaaaaaaaaaagaaaagaaaaaaaagccagttAAGTTCCAGggcattttttgtaattattattcagaaaaaagtacatttataaagaacctattttttatgcaaaatgtaaCCACCTGTTCTTCAAtagcaaataaaaagcaaacacctAATCATAAGTTACATCATTTCGCTAGTAAtacttttcaaataaacatgtttaagcaaaacaataaatcagATAAAGAAAATCTAATTATTAAAAACTTACATTTGGGTCAGCTGGATTTGTGTGTACctgtatatgtgtataaaaaGGTGAAACTATTACAATCACAAGAGCTGCAGATCATGTTTCAGGGGGAATCAGGGAGTGATCAGATAACCTGGAACATACAAGATCTGACCTCTATTCTTCACACTTAACTGGATAAATCCCATTTTATCGTTTTTCTAACTGCCTAGACTACATGTTAATTGCTGAAGCAGATCTgtaatataacaaaaaacatttttttaatgtgatgtttTAATTTCATAACCCCCTTGCAATAACAATGAGCTGTGCTTCCTAAAGTCGGTATGTTAGACTgctgcactgtaaaaaaatatcGACTAAAAAgatcagaagaaaaacaaatcactgTCAAATTATTcatgaataaaaataacttgCATCCACTACAGCTAATTTACTGTGgttgtcctgttttatttgtattctataCTTACACCAATGAACACTAGTTGTAACTGTTGAGAAAACAATACAAGAAACAGTTAAATGTTATAT
Coding sequences within it:
- the zte38 gene encoding zebrafish testis-expressed 38 is translated as MMAVAVSSITYLRGIFPEDAYRNQYLEDLCIKVLREDSTCLGASKVVKWMTGCFDALEKGYVHTNPADPNSIIESYQFKFRYTPDGPQLDILSNKNVELKLTMKDTKKASVLLIRKLFLLMQNLDTLPNDVSLTIKLYYYDDVTPTDYQPPGFKEGECDSLWFEGTAVHIKVGELKSGFHVMKVQVTADQEKVERMQRENALKEDTGGSEKRKEEEQKYKHKKAALK